One genomic region from Rosa rugosa chromosome 1, drRosRugo1.1, whole genome shotgun sequence encodes:
- the LOC133733517 gene encoding transmembrane 9 superfamily member 7-like has protein sequence MGSLLFFFILLLSLVPRSHSFYGDVARDFKNKEDTLEVKVNKLSSIKTLLPYDYYFLGYCKPPVITNSALSLGEVLRGDRIKNSIYTLKMREAEYCKVACRVKLDANSAKKFKEKIDDQYVVNMILDNLPAVVTFEASDWNGNKSKILVTALPVGRMGYATEGNEERHFIYNHLRFNVMYHMDPETKFSRIVGFEITPYSVNHKYKKWEDEKTELITCTTNSDLLISNLPQEVDTDKEVVFTYDVVFESSDVKWESRWDSYLSRGTGNQIHWLSMFNSLWTLLLLSGVVAMVVVRTLYKDINSYSQLETEDEAQELTGWKLVHGDVFRPPPNANLLCVCVGNGVQVLGMMLITIIFGLLGFLSPSNRGGLITAMVLLWMFMGLFAGYSSARLYKMFKRTQWKKIALKTAFMFPATFFVIFFVLNAFIWEEKSSGALPFGTMFSLLLLWFGISAPLVFLGSYFGFKRSPIDDPVKTNEIPRQIPERPWHNIKLLLSMLFGGILPLNAVLTEFLSIWTSIWPDQYSFGFLFV, from the exons ATGGGCagcctcctcttcttcttcatccttcTACTTTCACTTGTTCCTCGGTCTCACTCTTTCTATGGCGATGTAGCTCGGGATTTTAAGAACAAG GAAGATACACTGGAAGTAAAGGTTAATAAGCTATCATCCATCAAGACACTGCTTCCCTATGACTACTATTTCCTTGGTTACTGCAAGCCTCCAGTAATCACCAATAGTGCTTTAAGCCTTGGAGAAGTTCTTCGAGGTGACCGCATCAAGAATTCAATCTATACT CTTAAGATGAGAGAGGCAGAATACTGCAAAGTCGCATGCCGTGTGAAACTGGATGCTAATTCTGCCAAAAAGTTTAAGGAGAAAATCGATGATCAATATGTAGTTAATAT GATTCTTGATAATCTTCCTGCTGTAGTTACATTCGAAGCTAGTGACTGGAATGGGAATAAATCAAAGATACTTGTAACAGCACTCCCAGTTGGGCGGATGGGATATGCCACCGAA GGTAATGAGGAAAGACATTTCATTTACAACCACCTGAGATTCAACGTCATGTACCATATGGATCCAGAGACCAAGTTTTCTCGTATTGTTGGTTTTGAGATTACACCATACAG TGTTAATCATAAGTACAAAAAGTGGGAAGATGAGAAAACTGAGTTGATCACCTGCACAACCAATTCTGACCTTTTAATTAGCAATTTACCGCAAGAGGTTGATACTGATAAAGAAGTTGTCTTCACATACGACGTAGTGTTCGAG TCCAGTGATGTCAAGTGGGAATCGCGTTGGGACTCATACCTCTCCAGGGGTACTGGTAATCAAATCCATTGGTTATCTATGTTCAACTCATTGTGGACTCTGCTCCTTCTTTCTGGAGTAGTAGCCATGGTTGTTGTGCGAACTCTTTACAAGGATATCAACAGCTACTCTCAGTTGGAGACCGAAGATGAGGCTCAGGAACTAACAGGATGGAAACTAGTCCATGGAGATGTTTTCAGGCCACCCCCCAATGCTAATTTATTGTGTGTTTGTGTTGGCAATGGTGTCCAAGTCCTTGGGATGATGCTCATCACGATCATTTTTGGTTTGCTTGGTTTCCTTTCACCTTCGAACAGAGGTGGGTTGATCACAGCAATGGTTCTTTTGTGGATGTTCATGGGCTTATTTGCAGGATACTCCTCAGCACGGCTGTACAAGATGTTTAAACGCACGCAGTGGAAGAAGATTGCATTAAAAACAGCCTTTATGTTCCCTGCTACATTTTTCGTAATATTCTTCGTGTTGAATGCCTTCATTTGGGAGGAAAAATCCTCCGGTGCACTGCCATTTGGGACAATGTTTTCTCTGCTGCTCTTGTGGTTTGGGATATCGGCGCCATTGGTTTTCTTAGGCAGTTACTTCGGATTCAAAAGGTCACCAATTGATGATCCTGTCAAAACTAATGAAATTCCAAGACAGATTCCTGAGCGACCATGGCACAACATAAAGCTGCTCTTGTCTATGCTCTTCGGAGGCATTCTACCACTTAATGCAGTGCTCACTGAGTTCCTCTCCATCTGGACATCTATATGGCCGGACCAATACTCTTTCGGGTTCCTCTTTGTTTGA